Proteins found in one Zea mays cultivar B73 chromosome 1, Zm-B73-REFERENCE-NAM-5.0, whole genome shotgun sequence genomic segment:
- the LOC103645223 gene encoding NAC domain-containing protein 53 has product MACGSLDTGSAGLERQNKQNHQCYVIILGFCAVYHGVPKRPLAFLIAQATPFFLLSSLSGLSPIHSTPIHFPPLSTLAAPPAVCSGGAYMTHPSSPSSSAPPPPPAAAAAAAAAEATSLAPGFRFHPTDEELVSYYLKRKVLGRPLKVDAIAEVDLYKLEPWDLPPRSRLRSRDSQWYFFSRLDRKHANRARTNRATSGGYWKTTGKDREVRHGPRVVGMKKTLVFHAGRAPKGERTNWVMHEYRLEGDAAVEIPQDSFVVCRIFQKAGPGPQNGAQYGAPFVEEEWEEDDADVGLLPVEGDAAVDPEVPPGPVEIPGALERGYLQMSDLIQGLGDRNGNGTPSLPVSDTSHNSNHSEDVDGNSGDILSDPNLGSNFIQCVEPGEQNSLMLNGNIISNANAGDFFNNSSPSDGFLELKDFADAADLDFPLGNGSTIWPSDGWAWKTPDSAEAVNGANDEIPPLPDDQIFQPDELEQLLQSIQEDSHLGSTIIDPMHSSMTNSVLPEDDYLMFYDAPFDSTMCDGYGQNGILGSAAANLSGIGMMEDGMAYFDAMDDNSFNDTLGSIQQSAGSSSHAFNGPVLTQEVNNTMCTYSPTQKVLEPNFLVGAPSSARLPEAGSQLNCVVLPDGQAKSSTIGKGFVKILDSISAPPAFAGEFPAIHRKSLAHISGGRPNTLHVSAEVIRVGSLAVPSGADKWALQKDQGMELVFSADFEPDTRLHCGCNTITAVLRGGFCLFFVSAIMLLVSYEVGMCIYGK; this is encoded by the exons ATGGCGTGCGGGTCACTGGACACTGGGTCAGCTGGGCTGGAAAGGCAAAACAAACAGAATCATCAGTGTTACGTAATAATCCTTGGATTTTGCGCTGTTTACCATGGTGTTCCCAAAAGGCCCCTGGCCTTTCTTATAGCCCAAGCTACCCCCTTCTTCCTCCTCTCATCTCTCTCGGGACTTTCCCCAATCCACTCCACTCCAATCCACTTCCCTCCTCTGTCAACCCTAGCCGCGCCGCCGGCAGTCTGCTCGGGTGGCGCATACATGACCCACCCTTCCTCGCCGTCGTCCTctgcgccgccaccgccgcccgccgcggcggcggcggcggcggcggccgaggccACCTCCCTCGCGCCGGGTTTCCGCTTCCACCCCACCGACGAGGAGCTCGTGTCGTACTACCTCAAGCGCAAGGTTCTCGGCCGCCCGCTCAAGGTCGACGCCATCGCCGAGGTCGACCTGTACAAGCTCGAGCCCTGGGACCTGCCCCCGCGCTCCCGCCTCCGCTCCCGCGACTCCCAGTGGTACTTCTTCAGCCGCCTCGACCGCAAGCACGCCAACCGCGCTCGCACCAACCGCGCCACGTCGGGAGGGTACTGGAAGACCACCGGCAAGGACAGGGAGGTGCGCCATGGGCCCAGGGTCGTCGGGATGAAGAAGACGCTCGTATTCCACGCCGGGCGCGCCCCCAAGGGCGAGCGCACCAACTGGGTCATGCACGAGTACCGCCTCGAGGGCGACGCCGCCGTGGAGATACCGCAG GACTCGTTTGTGGTGTGCCGGATATTCCAGAAAGCTGGCCCAGGTCCTCAGAATGGGGCACAGTATGGAGCGCCGTTCGTTGAGGAGGAATGGGAGGAGGACGATGCAGATGTCGGTTTGCTTCCAGTGGAGGGTGATGCTGCTGTCGACCCTGAGGTTCCCCCTGGCCCTGTGGAGATCCCTGGTGCTTTGGAGAGAGGCTATCTTCAAATGAGTGATCTCATTCAG GGTTTGGGTGATCGAAATGGAAATGGTACACCTAGTTTACCAGTTTCTGATACTTCACATAACAGCAACCATTCTGAAGATGTAGATGGAAATTCTGGGGACATTTTAAGTGACCCAAACCTTGGCTCTAATTTTATTCAGTGTGTTGAACCTGGGGAGCAAAATAGCTTAATGCTTAATGGAAATATCATATCTAATGCAAATGCTGGAGATTTTTTTAATAATTCCAGCCCCAGTGATGGGTTCCTAGAGCTGAAGGATTTTGCAGATGCTGCAGATCTGGATTTCCCTTTGGGCAATGGATCAACCATATGGCCTTCAGATGGTTGGGCATGGAAAACACCTGACTCAGCGGAAGCTGTAAATGGAGCTAACGATGAGATTCCTCCACTCCCTGATGACCAGATTTTCCAGCCAGATGAACTGGAACAACTGTTGCAGTCAATACAAGAAGATTCCCATTTGGGCTCAACTATCATTGACCCCATGCATTCTTCCATGACAAATTCAGTTCTGCCTGAGGACGATTATTTGATGTTCTATGATGCACCCTTCGATTCCACTATGTGTGATGGGTATGGACAGAATGGAATTCTTGGCTCCGCAGCAGCCAATCTATCTGGCATTGGCATGATGGAGGATGGTATGGCATACTTTGATGCAATGGATGATAATTCATTTAATGATACTCTGGGCTCCATACAGCAGTCAGCTGGTAGCAGTTCCCATGCTTTTAATGGCCCAGTCCTTACCCAAGAG GTCAACAATACTATGTGTACATATAGTCCAACTCAAAAGGTTTTAGAACCTAATTTTCTAGTTGGTGCCCCGTCATCTGCTAGGTTACCTGAAGCTGGTAGTCAGTTAAATTGTGTTGTTTTACCAG ATGGTCAGGCTAAGAGTAGTACTATTGGAAAGGGATTTGTAAAGATTTTGGACTCAATCTCCGCTCCCCCAGCTTTTGCTGGAGAATTCCCAGCTATCCACCGCAAATCTTTGGCTCATATTTCTGGGGGGCGCCCCAACACACTCCATGTTTCTGCTGAAGTGATCCGCGTAGGAAGTTTAGCTGTTCCTTCTGGCGCAGATAAGTGGGCGCTGCAAAAGGATCAAGGCATGGAGCTGGTCTTTTCTGCAGATTTTGAGCCTGATACCCGTCTTCACTGTGGCTGCAACACCATTACcgcggtgctgcgtggtggcttcTGCCTTTTCTTTGTTTCGGCAATAATGCTCTTAGTGAGCTATGAGGTGGGCATGTGCATCTATGGCAAGTAG